Proteins found in one Mytilus edulis chromosome 2, xbMytEdul2.2, whole genome shotgun sequence genomic segment:
- the LOC139510728 gene encoding uncharacterized protein KIAA1958-like: MASTRGSKRFATTTNEEIDAKRLNINAENTLKANRKCANILRDYLQEKQQDDEFEKFDCVRLNETLCHFYVDLRKGDGKRYKASSLESIMHGINRYLKAPPHSKTFDIVKDSPFNDSNANFKAVLAESKRFGLGDVEHFPVINEVDRETLYTSMYLSSTTPTGLANKVQFDIRLYFCRRGIENMHSMTKCTFTIKTDIKTGLKYVTKAKDELTKNHRESDKELVSGVMPESPGSVYCPVASYENYIRRLHPSNDRLWQKPLDSFSTEADVWYCNMPLGEKKLSTFMSELSKKCKLSIVYTNHSIRATGATVLSQNMYGSAQIMAVTGHKSVQSLTTYQPVDTNEKIKMGKTISDNLVQRAVIASNHTCNRSKSDDSGSFMEQIQDIDIGDILGDFDDNGPKPIQYRQTTTCMQSTKPQSQIFYGNVTVIHNLTINK; the protein is encoded by the exons ATGGCGTCGACGAGAGGTTCGAAACGTTTCGCAACCACAACAAATGAAGAAATTGATGCAAAAAGATTGAATATTAATGCGGAAAATACCTTAAAAGCAAACAGAAAGTGTGCTAATATACTGCGGGACTATCTTCAGGAGAAACAACAAGATGATGAGTTTGAAAAATTTGATTGTGTCCGACTGAATGAGACTCTGTGTCATTTTTATGTCGACCTACGGAAAGGGGATGGTAAACGATACAAAGCATCGTCACTGGAGTCCATCATGCATGGCATTAACAGATATCTTAAGGCTCCTCCGCACAGTAAAACGTTTGATATTGTGAAGGATTCTCCATTTAATGACAGTAACGCAAACTTTAAAGCCGTCTTGGCAGAATCGAAACGTTTTGGACTAGGTGACGTTGAACATTTCCCCGTTATTAATGAAGTTGATCGTGAAACACTGTATACATCTATGTATCTTTCATCTACAACTCCAACTGGCCTGGCAAATAAAGTTCAGTTTGACATCAGACTTTATTTTTGCAGAAGAGGAATTGAAAATATGCACAGTATGACCAAATGTACCTTCACAATTAAAACTGACATTAAAACAGGATTAAAATATGTTACTAAGGCAAAAGATGAACTTACTAAAAACCATAGGGAATCGGATAAGGAGCTTGTCTCTGGAGTAATGCCAGAATCACCAG GATCTGTGTATTGTCCTGTTGCCTCATACGAGAACTATATTCGTAGATTACATCCATCAAATGATCGTTTATGGCAGAAACCGTTGGATAGTTTTTCCACAGAGGCTGATGTCTGGTATTGTAATATGCCACTAGGAgaaaaaaaactaagtacattTATGTCAGAACTCAGTAAGAAGTGTAAGTTGTCTATTGTTTATACCAATCACTCAATACGAGCAACTGGAGCCACAGTTTTATCACAAAACATGTATGGATCTGCGCAAATAATGGCAGTCACTGGGCACAAGTCCGTACAGTCACTCACAACGTACCAGCCTGTTGATACTAACGAGAAAATTAAAATGGGTAAAACTATATCTGACAATCTTGTGCAAAGAGCAGTTATTGCTTCCAACCATACATGCAATAGATCCAAAAGTGATGATAGTGGGTCATTTATGGAACAAATACAAGATATTGACATTGGAGATATTTTAGGAGACTTTGATGACAATGGGCCGAAACCCATCCAATACAGACAAACAACCACATGCATGCAGTCGACAAAACCTCAGAGTCAGATCTTCTATGGCAATGTTACTGTTATACACAACCTTACCATCAACAAGTAG